Proteins from a genomic interval of Phyllopteryx taeniolatus isolate TA_2022b chromosome 3, UOR_Ptae_1.2, whole genome shotgun sequence:
- the adamts13 gene encoding A disintegrin and metalloproteinase with thrombospondin motifs 13 isoform X3, which translates to MTLGANMMVHLVRMIILSEAESEIRLSANITSSLRSVCDWGSRLNPSNDTDPLHADLLLYITRFDLVLPDGNKQVRGVTQLGGACSAEWSCVITEDTGFDLGITITHEIAHSFGVNHDGVGNSCSWSGFLMASDGGYNSVDLSWSPCSGPQLLAFFSAGNAECVKDLPALESSLQDWKPGLYYGIDDQCRIAFGSTARSCSFTNPDLPMCRFLSCHTKPNDDSFCKRLLVPLLDGTQCGPHQWCLKGRCVSPDQLSTSAVVHGSWSGWSGFSRCSRTCGGGVTHRTRRCNNPRPAFGGDDCVGLSIEAELCNQQACERTQLDFMAEQCSATDPKPLYLLPGQASFYTWIPAVDFSKGDELCRYMCRPKGDAFIVSRGSQFADGTRCEAGGQTPSGSVAACLRGKCLVEMIWIAREKTRSNVTCAFLFQCAAAVQLFGCDGVLHSGKVRDVCGSCGGDGSSCTLTSDSFTGGQGREYTTFLSLPLNATQVYMVNRAPLFTHLAVLYGDRYIVSGAGRTAMNMTHPSPLDDNWLEYRLHLTPDLLPEMEELLLVGPVQRQINIQVYRQYGKEYGEKTSPDISYRFYVPRGHSDLTEIKREGTWSIITTPCSVSCGLGAQKHRHVCVDKESDTHVEERHCPASPPLLALQTPCQLAACPPSWITGDFGSCSASCGTGERIRSVTCVQKHGADVVKVRESDCPADAAPDAVEKCHLRLCPARWRVREAGDCSAVCGPGEVQRNVSCVRQDDSREVEVDESFCSSQIKPPESTPCVVDVCPIGWNVTREDRPESPSGSMPRLGQASVFVWSPVVTPCSKTCGNGTTQTRFSCVDHQTRWRVPDVDCDPSTQPPPKTKNCNTLPCPPMWRSKPGICSTTCGGGLANTVLYCARQTAGQQEEVLEDSECSDFPKPAAVVSCNTRSCPARWKVQSMSPCSASCNLGVAHRNVSCVHFVQGKESVVLEESCRMSVKPATTVPCLVRVCTLGWEAKPWSQCSVSCGYGIQSRTVSCVGPSEPEPLSPLMCMHMPKPITIQGCSTGSCADATPTSPVIPATRPTLEEDFHPSRNTFTKRFRGRNCLGSPSVTCLQSNTTARPSPQANACGQLLLQESGTVDLSNATGPCTVAFGRPLGEVIRVQIHSSSLNCLKREYAVFFDRLALVRKCEQIAGSTLTTRTNVLLVQQNLLTSGNGIVFSYSSERNMKRSRRPNCDKQLFSPSGVFENPTWDRNSTCRVLINAPPSVKIRIQAVHVGLLFNATNAQSSYIMIRDMDMLKTNVFKGPQLFLWQSSGNMAEIEFHGDYQRIAGSFRAEYSFV; encoded by the exons ATGACTTTGGGAGCCAACATGATGGTGCACCTGGTTCGCATGATCATCCTGTCAGAAGCAGAG TCAGAGATCCGATTGTCTGCAAACATCACGTCGTCTCTCCGAAGCGTTTGCGACTGGGGCTCACGCTTAAACCCGTCCAATGACACAGACCCGCTGCACGCCGATCTGCTCTTGTACATCACGAG GTTCGACCTGGTGTTGCCTGATGGCAACAAGCAGGTCAGGGGAGTCACGCAGCTGGGAGGCGCTTGCTCCGCCGAATGGAGCTGCGTGATCACAGAGGACACCGGATTCGACCTGGGGATCACGATCACTCATGAGATCGCACACAG TTTCGGCGTCAACCACGACGGAGTGGGGAACTCGTGCAGCTGGAGTGGCTTCTTGATGGCTTCTGATGGAGGCTACAACAGCGTGGATCTGTCATGGTCGCCCTGCAGCGGACCTCAGCTGCTCGCCTTCTTCAG TGCAGGAAATGCTGAATGTGTGAAGGATCTACCAGCCTTGGAAAGTTCCCTACAGGACTGGAAACCTGGCCTTTATTACGGGATCGACGACCAGTGTCGAATAGCTTTTGGAAGTACTGCGAGAAGTTGCTCGTTCACCAATCCAgatctg CCGATGTGTAGGTTTCTATCTTGTCACACTAAACCAAATGATGACAGCTTCTGCAAACGTCTTCTGGTACCGCTCCTTGATGGCACCCAATGCGGACCTCATCAA TGGTGTCTGAAGGGACGTTGCGTGTCCCCGGACCAGCTCAGCACCTCCGCGGTGGTGCACGGCTCTTGGTCCGGCTGGTCTGGGTTCTCGCGCTGCTCACGAACATGCGGCGGGGGAGTCACTCACCGCACACGCCGGTGCAACAACCCGAG ACCCGCGTTTGGGGGAGACGATTGCGTGGGGCTGAGTATTGAGGCTGAACTTTGTAACCAGCAG GCGTGCGAGCGCACCCAGCTCGATTTCATGGCCGAGCAGTGTTCCGCAACAGACCCGAAACCGCTTTACCTTCTTCCGGGCCAGGCCTCCTTCTACACCTGGATCCCTGCGGTGGACTTCTCAAAAG GCGATGAGCTCTGCAGATACATGTGCCGGCCCAAGGGAGACGCCTTCATCGTGAGCCGTGGATCTCAGTTCGCCGACGGAACACGCTGCGAGGCCGGCGGCCAAACTCCTTCCGGTTCCGTGGCCGCTTGTCTGCGAGGGAAATGTCTGGTAGAGATGATTTGGATAGCGAGAGAAAAGACGCGCAGCAACGTTACATGTGCTTTTCTATTTCAATGCGCCGCGGCTGTTCAGCTGTTCGGCTGCGATGGCGTGCTGCACTCTGGGAAAGTAAGAGATGTGTGTGGCTCGTGCGGGGGGGACGGATCTTCCTGCACGTTGACCTCTGACTCCTTCACCGGAGGTCAGGGAAGAG AGTACACCACCTTCCTGTCGCTGCCGTTGAACGCAACACAGGTTTATATGGTCAACCGGGCACCTCTGTTCACTCATCTGG CTGTACTATACGGGGATCGATATATCGTCTCCGGGGCGGGCAGAACGGCAATGAATATGACCCATCCCTCCCCACTGGATGATAACTGGCTTGAGTACCGCCTCCATCTGACCCCTGACCTTTTGCCTGAAATGGAAGAGCTGCTGCTGGTTGGACCAGTACAACGGCAGATAAACATTCAG GTTTATCGGCAATACGGAAAAGAATATGGAGAGAAAACCAGCCCCGACATTAGCTATCGGTTCTACGTTCCCAGGGGTCACAGCGACTTGACCGAAATCAAACGCGAAGGCACGTGGAGCATTATTACAACACCCTGCTCCGTCTCCTGCGGTTTAG GTGCGCAGAAGCACCGGCACGTGTGTGTGGACAAAGAAAGTGACACACACGTGGAGGAACGTCATTGTCCCGCGTCTCCTCCGCTTCTCGCACTGCAAACGCCCTGCCAGCTCGCAGCGTGCCCGCCGAG CTGGATCACAGGAGACTTTGGATCCTGCAGCGCTTCCTGCGGTACAGGAGAGAGAATCCGTTCCGTAACGTGTGTTCAGAAACACGGCGCCGATGTTGTGAAGGTTCGGGAATCGGACTGCCCGGCCGACGCGGCTCCCGATGCTGTTGAAAAATGTCATCTTCGACTTTGTCCTGCCAG ATGGCGCGTGCGGGAGGCAGGGGACTGCTCAGCGGTGTGCGGGCCCGGAGAAGTCCAAAGAAACGTGTCGTGTGTCCGACAAGACGACAGCCGAGAGGTTGAAGTCGATGAAAGTTTCTGCTCAAGTCAAATAAAACCTCCTGAATCTACGCCCTGCGTCGTGGACGTCTGCCCCATTGGGTGGAACGTGACGCGGGAG GACCGGCCTGAGTCGCCGTCGGGCTCCATGCCGCGCTTGGGTCAAGCCTCCGTCTTTGTTTGGAGTCCGGTTGTCACGCCGTGCTCGAAGACCTGCGGCAACG GAACAACGCAAACGCGGTTCTCCTGTGTGGACCATCAGACCAGATGGAGGGTACCGGATGTCGACTGTGACCCTTCAACCCAACCGCCTCCTAAAACTAAGAACTGCAACACGCTCCCTTGCCCTCCCAT GTGGCGGTCTAAGCCAGGCATCTGCAGTACAACGTGTGGCGGAGGGCTGGCCAACACGGTGCTGTACTGTGCTCGGCAGACAGCTGGACAGCAAGAGGAGGTGCTGGAGGATTCGGAGTGCAGTGACTTTCCTAAACCCGCAGCAGTGGTGTCATGTAACACCCGCAGTTGCCCGGCAAG GTGGAAGGTTCAGAGCATGTCGCCCTGCTCTGCGTCTTGCAACCTGGGTGTAGCTCACAGGAACGTGTCCTGTGTCCACTTCGTCCAAGGCAAGGAAAGTGTGGTGCTGGAGGAGAGCTGCCGTATGTCGGTCAAACCGGCGACCACGGTGCCCTGCCTGGTGCGGGTGTGCACCTTGGGCTGGGAGGCCAAGCCATGGAGCCAG TGTTCAGTGTCGTGCGGATACGGCATTCAGTCCAGAACCGTGTCATGCGTGGGCCCGTCCGAGCCGGAGCCCCTCAGCCCTCTGATGTGCATGCACATGCCCAAGCCCATCACCATCCAGGGCTGCAGCACGGGCAGCTGCGCGGACGCGACACCGACGTCCCCCGTCATCCCGGCTACGCGTCCCACATTGGAGGAGGATTTCCACCCGTCTCGCAATACATTTACTAAAAGGTTCCGCGGGCGCAACTGTCTTGGAAGTCCATCAGtcacctgcctgcagtccaacaCAACGGCCAGACCTTCGCCTCAAGCCA ATGCGTGCGGACAGCTGCTCCTGCAAGAATCCGGCACAGTTGACTTGAGCAACGCCACCGGTCCCTGCACGGTGGCCTTCGGCCGACCCCTGGGTGAGGTCATCCGCGTCCAAATACACTCGAGCTCCctgaactgcctgaaga GAGAATATGCGGTCTTTTTTGACCGGCTGGCGCTTGTGAGGAAGTGTGAGCAGATAGCGGGAAGCACGCTGACCACCAGAACCAACGTCCTTCTTGTGCAGCAGAATCTGCTCACTTCTGGGAATGGAATTGTCTTCAGCTACAGCTCAGAGAGAAACATGAAAAGGAGCCGCCGTCCAA ATTGTGACAAGCAGTTGTTTTCCCCCAGCGGGGTATTTGAGAATCCAACATGGGACAGGAACAGCACTTGTCGGGTGCTAATCAACGCTCCGCCCTCAGTGAAGATCAGAATCCAAGCAGTGCACGTCGGCTTGCTCTTCAACGCCACAAACGCGCAGTCTTCATACATTATG ATCCGGGACATGGATATGCTGAAGACCAACGTGTTTAAAGGCCCACAGCTGTTTCTGTGGCAGTCCTCTGGAAATATGGCTGAGATTGAATTTCATGGAGATTACCAGCGCATAGCCGGAAGCTTTAGAGCGGAATATTCCTTTGTATAA
- the adamts13 gene encoding A disintegrin and metalloproteinase with thrombospondin motifs 13 isoform X4 encodes MRSHTDLSPSFGVNHDGVGNSCSWSGFLMASDGGYNSVDLSWSPCSGPQLLAFFSAGNAECVKDLPALESSLQDWKPGLYYGIDDQCRIAFGSTARSCSFTNPDLPMCRFLSCHTKPNDDSFCKRLLVPLLDGTQCGPHQWCLKGRCVSPDQLSTSAVVHGSWSGWSGFSRCSRTCGGGVTHRTRRCNNPRPAFGGDDCVGLSIEAELCNQQACERTQLDFMAEQCSATDPKPLYLLPGQASFYTWIPAVDFSKGDELCRYMCRPKGDAFIVSRGSQFADGTRCEAGGQTPSGSVAACLRGKCLVEMIWIAREKTRSNVTCAFLFQCAAAVQLFGCDGVLHSGKVRDVCGSCGGDGSSCTLTSDSFTGGQGREYTTFLSLPLNATQVYMVNRAPLFTHLAVLYGDRYIVSGAGRTAMNMTHPSPLDDNWLEYRLHLTPDLLPEMEELLLVGPVQRQINIQVYRQYGKEYGEKTSPDISYRFYVPRGHSDLTEIKREGTWSIITTPCSVSCGLGAQKHRHVCVDKESDTHVEERHCPASPPLLALQTPCQLAACPPSWITGDFGSCSASCGTGERIRSVTCVQKHGADVVKVRESDCPADAAPDAVEKCHLRLCPARWRVREAGDCSAVCGPGEVQRNVSCVRQDDSREVEVDESFCSSQIKPPESTPCVVDVCPIGWNVTREDRPESPSGSMPRLGQASVFVWSPVVTPCSKTCGNGTTQTRFSCVDHQTRWRVPDVDCDPSTQPPPKTKNCNTLPCPPMWRSKPGICSTTCGGGLANTVLYCARQTAGQQEEVLEDSECSDFPKPAAVVSCNTRSCPARWKVQSMSPCSASCNLGVAHRNVSCVHFVQGKESVVLEESCRMSVKPATTVPCLVRVCTLGWEAKPWSQCSVSCGYGIQSRTVSCVGPSEPEPLSPLMCMHMPKPITIQGCSTGSCADATPTSPVIPATRPTLEEDFHPSRNTFTKRFRGRNCLGSPSVTCLQSNTTARPSPQANACGQLLLQESGTVDLSNATGPCTVAFGRPLGEVIRVQIHSSSLNCLKREYAVFFDRLALVRKCEQIAGSTLTTRTNVLLVQQNLLTSGNGIVFSYSSERNMKRSRRPNCDKQLFSPSGVFENPTWDRNSTCRVLINAPPSVKIRIQAVHVGLLFNATNAQSSYIMIRDMDMLKTNVFKGPQLFLWQSSGNMAEIEFHGDYQRIAGSFRAEYSFV; translated from the exons ATGAGATCGCACACAG ATTTGTCGCCCAGTTTCGGCGTCAACCACGACGGAGTGGGGAACTCGTGCAGCTGGAGTGGCTTCTTGATGGCTTCTGATGGAGGCTACAACAGCGTGGATCTGTCATGGTCGCCCTGCAGCGGACCTCAGCTGCTCGCCTTCTTCAG TGCAGGAAATGCTGAATGTGTGAAGGATCTACCAGCCTTGGAAAGTTCCCTACAGGACTGGAAACCTGGCCTTTATTACGGGATCGACGACCAGTGTCGAATAGCTTTTGGAAGTACTGCGAGAAGTTGCTCGTTCACCAATCCAgatctg CCGATGTGTAGGTTTCTATCTTGTCACACTAAACCAAATGATGACAGCTTCTGCAAACGTCTTCTGGTACCGCTCCTTGATGGCACCCAATGCGGACCTCATCAA TGGTGTCTGAAGGGACGTTGCGTGTCCCCGGACCAGCTCAGCACCTCCGCGGTGGTGCACGGCTCTTGGTCCGGCTGGTCTGGGTTCTCGCGCTGCTCACGAACATGCGGCGGGGGAGTCACTCACCGCACACGCCGGTGCAACAACCCGAG ACCCGCGTTTGGGGGAGACGATTGCGTGGGGCTGAGTATTGAGGCTGAACTTTGTAACCAGCAG GCGTGCGAGCGCACCCAGCTCGATTTCATGGCCGAGCAGTGTTCCGCAACAGACCCGAAACCGCTTTACCTTCTTCCGGGCCAGGCCTCCTTCTACACCTGGATCCCTGCGGTGGACTTCTCAAAAG GCGATGAGCTCTGCAGATACATGTGCCGGCCCAAGGGAGACGCCTTCATCGTGAGCCGTGGATCTCAGTTCGCCGACGGAACACGCTGCGAGGCCGGCGGCCAAACTCCTTCCGGTTCCGTGGCCGCTTGTCTGCGAGGGAAATGTCTGGTAGAGATGATTTGGATAGCGAGAGAAAAGACGCGCAGCAACGTTACATGTGCTTTTCTATTTCAATGCGCCGCGGCTGTTCAGCTGTTCGGCTGCGATGGCGTGCTGCACTCTGGGAAAGTAAGAGATGTGTGTGGCTCGTGCGGGGGGGACGGATCTTCCTGCACGTTGACCTCTGACTCCTTCACCGGAGGTCAGGGAAGAG AGTACACCACCTTCCTGTCGCTGCCGTTGAACGCAACACAGGTTTATATGGTCAACCGGGCACCTCTGTTCACTCATCTGG CTGTACTATACGGGGATCGATATATCGTCTCCGGGGCGGGCAGAACGGCAATGAATATGACCCATCCCTCCCCACTGGATGATAACTGGCTTGAGTACCGCCTCCATCTGACCCCTGACCTTTTGCCTGAAATGGAAGAGCTGCTGCTGGTTGGACCAGTACAACGGCAGATAAACATTCAG GTTTATCGGCAATACGGAAAAGAATATGGAGAGAAAACCAGCCCCGACATTAGCTATCGGTTCTACGTTCCCAGGGGTCACAGCGACTTGACCGAAATCAAACGCGAAGGCACGTGGAGCATTATTACAACACCCTGCTCCGTCTCCTGCGGTTTAG GTGCGCAGAAGCACCGGCACGTGTGTGTGGACAAAGAAAGTGACACACACGTGGAGGAACGTCATTGTCCCGCGTCTCCTCCGCTTCTCGCACTGCAAACGCCCTGCCAGCTCGCAGCGTGCCCGCCGAG CTGGATCACAGGAGACTTTGGATCCTGCAGCGCTTCCTGCGGTACAGGAGAGAGAATCCGTTCCGTAACGTGTGTTCAGAAACACGGCGCCGATGTTGTGAAGGTTCGGGAATCGGACTGCCCGGCCGACGCGGCTCCCGATGCTGTTGAAAAATGTCATCTTCGACTTTGTCCTGCCAG ATGGCGCGTGCGGGAGGCAGGGGACTGCTCAGCGGTGTGCGGGCCCGGAGAAGTCCAAAGAAACGTGTCGTGTGTCCGACAAGACGACAGCCGAGAGGTTGAAGTCGATGAAAGTTTCTGCTCAAGTCAAATAAAACCTCCTGAATCTACGCCCTGCGTCGTGGACGTCTGCCCCATTGGGTGGAACGTGACGCGGGAG GACCGGCCTGAGTCGCCGTCGGGCTCCATGCCGCGCTTGGGTCAAGCCTCCGTCTTTGTTTGGAGTCCGGTTGTCACGCCGTGCTCGAAGACCTGCGGCAACG GAACAACGCAAACGCGGTTCTCCTGTGTGGACCATCAGACCAGATGGAGGGTACCGGATGTCGACTGTGACCCTTCAACCCAACCGCCTCCTAAAACTAAGAACTGCAACACGCTCCCTTGCCCTCCCAT GTGGCGGTCTAAGCCAGGCATCTGCAGTACAACGTGTGGCGGAGGGCTGGCCAACACGGTGCTGTACTGTGCTCGGCAGACAGCTGGACAGCAAGAGGAGGTGCTGGAGGATTCGGAGTGCAGTGACTTTCCTAAACCCGCAGCAGTGGTGTCATGTAACACCCGCAGTTGCCCGGCAAG GTGGAAGGTTCAGAGCATGTCGCCCTGCTCTGCGTCTTGCAACCTGGGTGTAGCTCACAGGAACGTGTCCTGTGTCCACTTCGTCCAAGGCAAGGAAAGTGTGGTGCTGGAGGAGAGCTGCCGTATGTCGGTCAAACCGGCGACCACGGTGCCCTGCCTGGTGCGGGTGTGCACCTTGGGCTGGGAGGCCAAGCCATGGAGCCAG TGTTCAGTGTCGTGCGGATACGGCATTCAGTCCAGAACCGTGTCATGCGTGGGCCCGTCCGAGCCGGAGCCCCTCAGCCCTCTGATGTGCATGCACATGCCCAAGCCCATCACCATCCAGGGCTGCAGCACGGGCAGCTGCGCGGACGCGACACCGACGTCCCCCGTCATCCCGGCTACGCGTCCCACATTGGAGGAGGATTTCCACCCGTCTCGCAATACATTTACTAAAAGGTTCCGCGGGCGCAACTGTCTTGGAAGTCCATCAGtcacctgcctgcagtccaacaCAACGGCCAGACCTTCGCCTCAAGCCA ATGCGTGCGGACAGCTGCTCCTGCAAGAATCCGGCACAGTTGACTTGAGCAACGCCACCGGTCCCTGCACGGTGGCCTTCGGCCGACCCCTGGGTGAGGTCATCCGCGTCCAAATACACTCGAGCTCCctgaactgcctgaaga GAGAATATGCGGTCTTTTTTGACCGGCTGGCGCTTGTGAGGAAGTGTGAGCAGATAGCGGGAAGCACGCTGACCACCAGAACCAACGTCCTTCTTGTGCAGCAGAATCTGCTCACTTCTGGGAATGGAATTGTCTTCAGCTACAGCTCAGAGAGAAACATGAAAAGGAGCCGCCGTCCAA ATTGTGACAAGCAGTTGTTTTCCCCCAGCGGGGTATTTGAGAATCCAACATGGGACAGGAACAGCACTTGTCGGGTGCTAATCAACGCTCCGCCCTCAGTGAAGATCAGAATCCAAGCAGTGCACGTCGGCTTGCTCTTCAACGCCACAAACGCGCAGTCTTCATACATTATG ATCCGGGACATGGATATGCTGAAGACCAACGTGTTTAAAGGCCCACAGCTGTTTCTGTGGCAGTCCTCTGGAAATATGGCTGAGATTGAATTTCATGGAGATTACCAGCGCATAGCCGGAAGCTTTAGAGCGGAATATTCCTTTGTATAA